A part of Aspergillus flavus chromosome 5, complete sequence genomic DNA contains:
- a CDS encoding carbamoyl-phosphate synthase L chain, ATP binding domain-containing protein produces MCAQSIQRLLVANRGEIAVRILQAARELSPSIETFALYTDDDRSHCDIGRPHHAVRIPSAAAYLDIPLLVNLSREHNIDSVHPGYGFLSESAEFASRMHDAGITVIGPGPETLSCTGDKLKAKQLATQCKVPVLPAMPRSTSDLKEIRTFARQVGYPIMIKAVDGGGGRGIRLVRQEGELEHAVRAATNESPSQTVFVEKAAVDGFHHVEVQVVGDGIDVCHLWERDCSLQRRFQKVVEFAPSLMQNREVVEQVLNAALRMAKAIRYRSLGTVEFLVHNHRREFYFLEINPRLQVEHTITENITSVDLVQTQLKLAMGLSLAQVGLLKDRPVQAQGHSIQLRLCAEDPTRDFHLSIGKITEFIVPSGHGVRIDTHVDTSGSSPVTVGANFDNMLAKVIVTAPSWEATVSKARRVLTDIKISGVQTNLNLLRGVLSHDDILTGQVDTQWLERHLGHVIQSGETIAQSVRHEASAQSFHSTMMPSISSTNVLFRPGDAWSITLEPLGTVQQHHLQLTRVLQNDFPSSMAAEIKYTTPSSSMAYRLQLNSTSTTASALVSSSHRRGDVHNPRHIVLPLSGKLIEVLVATGDQVSENQVVAFVKQMKMELEVRSPRGGRVRWVYQMDEEEEDVAEVVPIMESLTLYMLTFNCARNPVDVDRFAHHFFDALPLTDSSSAPTPPDLIVLSLQEIAPIAYAFLGGSFLAPYFASLSQVVERAVSNRWETHYVNMVTDNSGMTGLMVYARSDVAERISSIDTTRVGFGFQQMGNKGAVGARLAYATQNTLDDTVDLTFIAAHLAPMEYAVRQRNEDWRSMVERLVFDRATPRARENAETGDDSESTALLNSSTRSSGDDYRGIFIPTSYLFLAGDLNYRTSDASPRSEDCARFPQAEVDPADPRHFSHLLKEDQLTREMRQSRSFHGLSEAPITFPPTYKYTNAARQAAARGTGSEEWLWTSTRWPSWCDRVLYLETLPGLGEEARVRPLKYNSLPLFPTSDHRAVALSASVPVSSRPPADATQSAIPFRIDPEWASKRDAARRKELVVGCLAYLGLTWEGNGLLVASVIGVLGAWLVLRSLFNA; encoded by the exons ATGTGTGCCCAGTCTATTCAGCGGCTCCTGGTCGCAAACAG AGGCGAAATCGCTGTCCGTATTCTTCAAGCTGCACGCGAACTTTCGCCATCAATTGAGACATTTGCTCTTTATACAGATGACGATCGTTCTCACTGTGATATTGGACGTCCCCACCATGCAGTGCGAATACCATCTGCTGCGGCCTACTTGGACATCCCGTTGCTCGTTAATCTGAGCCGCGAACATAACATTGACTCTGTGCACCCCGGATATGGCTTCCTTAGCGAGAGTGCAGAATTTGCCAGTCGTATGCATGATGCTGGAATTACTGTCATTGGTCCTGGACCCGAGACACTGTCCTGCACAGGAGACAAACTCAAAGCCAAACAGCTGGCAACGCAATGTAAAGTTCCCGTTCTGCCGGCTATGCCAAGATCCACCTCCGATTTGAAAGAGATACGCACGTTTGCGCGGCAGGTCGGGTACCCCATTATGATCAAGGCGGTtgatggtggaggaggcCGCGGTATCCGCTTGGTGCGGCAGGAAGGCGAGCTGGAGCACGCCGTGCGGGCAGCAACTAACGAGTCACCATCACAGACGGTTTTTGTGGAAAAGGCCGCTGTGGATGGATTTCACCACGTTGAGGTCCAAGTCGTGGGTGACGGTATTGACGTGTGTCACCTCTGGGAGCGTGACTGTAGCTTGCAGCGTCGTTTCCAGAAGGTCGTTGAATTCGCTCCGTCGCTTATGCAAAACcgggaggtggtggagcaAGTATTGAATGCCGCCCTTCGCATGGCAAAGGCAATTCGATACCGATCTCTTGGAACAGTCGAATTCCTAGTTCACAACCACCGAAGAGAGTTCTATTTCCTCGAGATCAACCCTCGCCTGCAGGTGGAGCATACCATTACTGAGAACATTACCAGTGTGGATTTGGTGCAGACACAGCTCAAACTTGCCATGGGATTGTCGCTCGCTCAAGTTGGGTTGCTGAAAGACCGCCCGGTACAGGCTCAGGGCCACTCTATCCAACTGCGATTGTGCGCCGAAGACCCAACTAGGGATTTCCACTTAAGTATAGGCAAGATCACTGAATTTATCGTGCCAAGTGGCCACGGCGTTCGCATTGACACCCACGTTGATACGTCGGGTTCAAGCCCCGTTACGGTTGGAGCGAATTTTGATAACATGTTGGCAAAGGTCATCGTCACTGCGCCCAGTTGGGAGGCCACCGTCTCGAAAGCTCGGCGAGTGCTAACCGATATCAAGATATCTGGGGTGCAGACCAATTTGAACCTGTTACGAGGAGTTCTTTCCCATGATGACATTTTGACAGGACAGGTCGATACACAGTGGCTGGAAAGACATCTTGGACATGTGATCCAATCAGGAGAGACAATTGCTCAATCTGTTCGCCATGAAGCATCTGCACAGTCGTTTCATTCAACAATGATGCCGAGTATCTCCTCAACCAATGTTCTGTTTCGTCCTGGAGATGCATGGTCAATCACCCTAGAGCCCTTAGGGACCGTGCAGCAGCATCATCTCCAGCTCACTCGAGTTTTGCAAAatgattttccttcttctaTGGCCGCAGAAATCAAATATACCAcgccctcttcttccatggcttATCGACTGCAGCTAAACAGCACATCTACAACTGCATCTGCTCTAGTCTCGTCTTCCCATCGCCGTGGGGATGTGCACAATCCCCGCCATATTGTGCTTCCTCTCTCTGGGAAGCTGATTGAGGTTTTGGTGGCAACTGGGGATCAGGTGTCAGAAAATCAAGTAGTGGCATTTGTCAagcagatgaagatggagctTGAGGTGCGAAGCCCACGAGGGGGCCGAGTTCGGTGGGTATATCaaatggatgaagaggaagaagacgtgGCAGAGG TTGTGCCTATCATGGAGAGCCTTACTCTCTATATGCTCACCTTCAATTGTGCCCGTAATCCTGTTGACGTCGACCGTTTCGCTCATCATTTCTTCGATGCTCTGCCCCTCACCGACAGTTCAAGCGCTCCCACGCCGCCGGACCTCATCGTCCTATCACTTCAAGAAATCGCACCTATTGCATACGCATTTCTCGGTGGCTCTTTTTTGGCACCGTATTTTGCTTCCCTGAGTCAGGTAGTGGAGCGCGCTGTGTCTAACCGCTGGGAGACACATTACGTCAATATGGTCACAGACAATAGTGGGATGACGGGATTGATGGTGTATGCTCGATCCGATGTGGCAGAACGTATATCTTCGATTGATACTACCCGAGTCGGGTTTGGATTCCAGCAAATGGGTAATAAGGGCGCGGTTGGGGCGCGACTGGCGTACGCGACGCAGAATACCCTTGATGACACAGTGGATCTGACCTTCATTGCTGCCCACCTCGCGCCCATGGAGTATGCCGTACGGCAAAGGAACGAGGACTGGCGTAGCATGGTAGAGCGATTAGTGTTTGATCGTGCGACTCCGAGAGCCAGGGAGAATGCTGAAACAGGGGACGACTCCGAGAGTACAGCCTTGCTAAACAGTTCCACACGGAGTTCCGGCGATGATTACCGGGGTATCTTTATTCCTACGAGTTATCTTTTTTTGGCAGGCGACCTCAATTATCGCACTTCTGATGCATCGCCACGAAGCGAGGATTGTGCCCGGTTTCCACAAGCAGAGGTGGATCCAGCCGATCCCCGTCATTTCTCCCACTTGTTGAAAGAGGATCAGCTCACCCGGGAGATGCGACAGTCTCGAAGCTTCCATGGCCTGTCAGAAGCCCCGATAACCTTTCCTCCGACGTACAAATACACAAATGCTGCGCGTCAGGCTGCAGCTCGTGGCACCGGCTCAGAGGAGTGGCTGTGGACCAGTACACGCTGGCCTAGTTGGTGTGATCGTGTGTTGTATTTGGAAACTTTGCCTGGTTTGGGCGAGGAAGCGCGGGTTAGGCCCTTAAAGTATAACTCTCTGCCGCTGTTTCCGACGTCAGATCATCGCGCTGTCGCGCTGTCGGCTTCCGTTCCTGTGTCGTCAAGGCCTCCAGCGGATGCAACGCAGTCAGCAATTCCGTTTCGGATTGACCCGGAATGGGCGAGTAAACGAGACGCCGCACGGAGAAAAGAGCTCGTAGTAGGCTGCCTAGCATATTTGGGCTTGACCTGGGAGGGAAATGGTCTGTTGGTGGCCTCGGTAATTGGAGTATTAGGGGCATGGCTTGTGCTTCGATCGCTGTTTAATGCCTGA
- a CDS encoding alpha subunit of putative methylmalonyl-CoA decarboxylase, producing the protein MPEDKSSAATRRLDQVSAHLSPQRLPPDYADVRSQISTLRKIAATPDINRRGYIRQKQAGKLWVRERLEELLDRDSFQEIGSLSGTVTWEKTGPMREKPVSFVPSNNVQGMGKLRGRRVLLTADDFSLRSGHADGATAGKTNYLEKLALALKLPVVKLVDGSSGGGSVTTITKAGWSYLPYVTMYKHVVDQLNQGIPNLGAVVGPAIGLGAARVVSCHFSVMAADIGSLFNAGPEVVKGATFEEGLDFQSLGGPLIHCTNGTIDNLAANEAECYEQIRTVLGFLPNCGRETPPVIASNDPEDREDEALRRIIPRRQTRMYNPRTIITSVVDHDSWFEIGALWGRTAIGGLARLGGRPIGVISLNCEVNSGALDAAGSQKLTRLLKLCDVMNLPVLQFIDVPGYAIGTVAERTATMRWGVELAKAYYSTTMPIFNVITRRAYGVAGGIMLGARDPVMQVAWPSGQWGSLPLEGGIEVAHRHELREAEKEGRKAELYQELEEEYRRLMNPVRTANAFGVEEIIDPKDTRKVCCAWARHVYKALIPERLADRAAGRIQPVFS; encoded by the exons ATGCCAGAGGATAAGTCATCGGCAGCGACCAGAAGGCTAGACCAAGTCTCTGCGCATCTCTCGCCGCAAAGGCTCCCTCCCGACTATGCGGATGTGCGCTCCCAAATCAGTACACTCCGCAAAATTGCCGCTACGCCCGACATCAATCGACGTGGTTACATTCGACAGAAGCAGGCAGGAAAGCTCTGGGTGCGGGAACGTCTCGAAGAACTCCTCGATCGCGATAGTTTCCAAGAGATTGGCTCGTTATCCGGCACAGTAACATGGGAGAAGACCGGACCCATGCGGGAGAAGCCCGTTTCATTCGTGCCGAGTAATAATGTTCAGGGGATGGGAAAACTGCGCGGTCGCCGGGTACTACTCACCGCAGATGACTTCTCTCTTCGAAGTGGACACGCAGATGGCGCTACTGCAGGAAAGACAAACTATTTGGAGAAACTAGCTTTAGCACTCAAGTTGCCCGTCGTGAAGCTTGTTGATGGTAGTTCAGGCGGAGGCAGTGTCACAACCATCACCAAGGCAGGTTGGAGTTACCTGCCCTATGTGACAATGTACAAACATGTGGTGGATCAGCTGAATCAAGGCATTCCAAATCTAGGGGCAGTAGTTGGGCCAGCT ATTGGCCTTGGAGCCGCTCGCGTCGTCTCCTGCCATTTTTCTGTCATGGCTGCAGATATAGGCTCGCTTTTTAACGCAGGCCCAGAAGTAGTCAAAGGGGCAACCTTTGAAGAGGGGCTGGACTTCCAGTCATTGGGCGGGCCCCTGATACACTGCACCAATGGGACAATAGATAATCTCGCTGCCAATGAAGCTGAATGCTACGAGCAGATCCGTACTGTCCTAGGATTTCTGCCTAACTGTGGTCGAGAGACGCCACCTGTCATCGCCAGCAATGACCCCGAAGACCGTGAGGATGAGGCGCTACGTCGGATTATTCCTCGCCGGCAGACAAGAATGTATAACCCACGAACCATCATCACTAGCGTGGTTGACCACGACTCGTGGTTCGAGATTGGCGCACTCTGGGGTCGTACTGCTATCGGGGGTCTAGCAAGACTAGGCGGGCGGCCTATTGGAGTGATCTCCTTGAATTGCGAAGTAAACAGCGGAGCACTAGACGCAGCTGGAAGCCAGAAATTGACGAGGTTGTTGAAGCTTTGTGATGTGATGAACCTACCTGTGTTGCAGTTCATTGACGTTC CCGGCTACGCCATCGGTACCGTTGCCGAGCGCACTGCGACAATGCGCTGGGGTGTTGAGCTAGCTAAGGCCTACTACTCAACTACAATGCCAATATTCAATGTGATCACTCGACGAGCGTACGGTGTGGCTGGTGGCATCATGTTAGGCGCCCGTGACCCAGTTATGCAAGTAGCCTGGCCATCGGGGCAGTGGGGATCTCTGCCACTCGAAGGGGGCATCGAAGTTGCCCATCGCCATGAGCTGCGCGAAGCTGAAAAAGAGGGCCGGAAAGCTGAGCTGTATCAGGAACTAGAGGAAGAATACCGGCGATTAATGAATCCGGTGCGCACAGCGAATGCGTTCGGAGTAGAGGAGATCATTGATCCTAAAGACACGAGAAAGGTGTGCTGTGCATGGGCACGGCATGTGTATAAGGCTTTGATACCGGAGCGATTGGCAGATCGGGCTGCTGGGAGAATTCAGCCGGTGTTCTCTTAA